One genomic region from Lepidochelys kempii isolate rLepKem1 chromosome 19, rLepKem1.hap2, whole genome shotgun sequence encodes:
- the LOC140900584 gene encoding claudin-23-like, whose translation MATGSVALGLVLAPMGWVLLLAATVTPQWREFSRRPGFPRDISFSDGLWESCVEVIGVPGRACQPILQETAISWPMQMLRALTVISVLTGILSYSLAHVGVRWWTDQPNPKLTGTAGLLLVLSGAMYLCATSYMAYEVLENMANPQAPAGDKFRLGTCLYLGWSGGVAEIVAGICLAVNFQRKEESSSGNVAAPYQVDY comes from the coding sequence ATGGCAACTGGCTCCGTGGCCCTTGGACTGGTGCTGGCTCCCATGGGATGGGTCTTGCTGCTGGCAGCCACGGTGACCCCGCAGTGGAGAGAATTCTCCAGGCGGCCCGGCTTCCCACGGGACATTTCCTTCAGCGATGGTCTGTGGGAAAGCTGCGTGGAGGTGATCGGTGTGCCGGGCAGGGCGTGCCAACCCATCCTCCAGGAGACTGCCATCTCCTGGCCCATGCAGATGCTGAGAGCACTCACTGTCATCTCAGTGCTTACAGGGATCCTGAGCTACTCTCTAGCCCATGTGGGGGTACGCTGGTGGACAGACCAGCCCAACCCCAAGCTTACGGGAACTGCTGGACTCCTGCTGGTTCTCTCTGGAGCCATGTATCTATGCGCCACATCTTACATGGCTTACGAAGTCCTAGAGAACATGGCCAACCCCCAGGCCCCCGCAGGGGACAAGTTCCGGCTCGGGACCTGTCTCTACCTTGGCTGGAGCGGCGGAGTAGCTGAGATCGTGGCTGGCATCTGTCTGGCTGTCAATTTCCAAAGGAAGGAGGAAAGCAGCTCAGGGAATGTGGCGGCTCCTTATCAGGTGGATTACTGA